The following coding sequences are from one Ornithodoros turicata isolate Travis chromosome 1, ASM3712646v1, whole genome shotgun sequence window:
- the LOC135396494 gene encoding uncharacterized protein LOC135396494 isoform X3, with protein sequence MRMLLVILVSSLVLLSCTQAETFHKLSTARGFGKRASLDLPVNRGYMATARDLGRRELPDMFFWDDDANEEKRGIRRLSLSTARGFGKRSFFYPRGTPNEWLDEADSRDDAFLETQ encoded by the exons ATGAG AATGCTGCTGGTAATCCTTGTAAGCAGCCTCGTGCTGCTCAGCTGCACGCAAGCTGAAACCTTCCACAAGCTCTCCACAGCCAGGGGATTCGGCAAAAGGGCCTCTCTGGACCTCCCCGT aaatCGAGGTTACATGGCCACAGCTAGGGACTTGGGAAGGCGAGAACTACCCGACATGTTCTTTTGGGACGACGACGCCAACGA GGAGAAGCGGGGCATACGACGCCTGAGCCTCTCAACTGCCAGGGGATTCGGCAAACGCTCTTTCTTCTATCCACGAGG AACGCCTAATGAGTGGCTAGATGAAGCCGACAGCAGAG ATGACGCGTTCCTGGAGACGCAATAA
- the LOC135396494 gene encoding uncharacterized protein LOC135396494 isoform X1, whose amino-acid sequence MRMLLVILVSSLVLLSCTQAETFHKLSTARGFGKRASLDLPVNRGYMATARDLGRRELPDMFFWDDDANELREKRGIRRLSLSTARGFGKRSFFYPRGTPNEWLDEADSRDDAFLETQ is encoded by the exons ATGAG AATGCTGCTGGTAATCCTTGTAAGCAGCCTCGTGCTGCTCAGCTGCACGCAAGCTGAAACCTTCCACAAGCTCTCCACAGCCAGGGGATTCGGCAAAAGGGCCTCTCTGGACCTCCCCGT aaatCGAGGTTACATGGCCACAGCTAGGGACTTGGGAAGGCGAGAACTACCCGACATGTTCTTTTGGGACGACGACGCCAACGAGTTAAG GGAGAAGCGGGGCATACGACGCCTGAGCCTCTCAACTGCCAGGGGATTCGGCAAACGCTCTTTCTTCTATCCACGAGG AACGCCTAATGAGTGGCTAGATGAAGCCGACAGCAGAG ATGACGCGTTCCTGGAGACGCAATAA
- the LOC135396494 gene encoding uncharacterized protein LOC135396494 isoform X2: MLLVILVSSLVLLSCTQAETFHKLSTARGFGKRASLDLPVNRGYMATARDLGRRELPDMFFWDDDANELREKRGIRRLSLSTARGFGKRSFFYPRGTPNEWLDEADSRDDAFLETQ, translated from the exons ATGCTGCTGGTAATCCTTGTAAGCAGCCTCGTGCTGCTCAGCTGCACGCAAGCTGAAACCTTCCACAAGCTCTCCACAGCCAGGGGATTCGGCAAAAGGGCCTCTCTGGACCTCCCCGT aaatCGAGGTTACATGGCCACAGCTAGGGACTTGGGAAGGCGAGAACTACCCGACATGTTCTTTTGGGACGACGACGCCAACGAGTTAAG GGAGAAGCGGGGCATACGACGCCTGAGCCTCTCAACTGCCAGGGGATTCGGCAAACGCTCTTTCTTCTATCCACGAGG AACGCCTAATGAGTGGCTAGATGAAGCCGACAGCAGAG ATGACGCGTTCCTGGAGACGCAATAA